The following nucleotide sequence is from Paucidesulfovibrio longus DSM 6739.
AGTCGCTTCAGCAAAGGCCCATGCCCTCCAGCAAAATTTCGTTGATCCTGCGCACGTCGAAACGCTCCTCGGCCAGGGTCCGCGCTGCCGCGCCCATGCGCGCGGACAGATCAGGCTCCAAAATGAACCGTTTCAGCGCGCCTGACAAGGCGGAAACGTCCCGGACAGGCACGAGCAGACCGCTTTGGCCGTGGATGACCGCGTCCCGGCAGCCCGGATGATCCGTCGTGACCACTGCCCGGCCCATGGACGCCGCCTCCTGGAGCGAACGCGGCAGCCCCTCGCCGTAATACGACGGCAGCACCACCACGGAAGCCTCGGCCAGGTGCGGACGCACGTCCGCGACCTCGCCCGGATATTCCAGCACGCCCTCGGCGACCCAGGAACGCACCTCGGCCTCGCCCACCGCGCCCGGCCCGCGCTCCAGCCCGCCCAGCAGCCGAAAACGCGCCTGCGGAAACTCCCGGCGCACCGCGCGCGCGGCAGCGGCGAACTCCGCCACGCCCTTGTCCCGCAGGAGCCGGGCCATGCACAGAAACAGGGGCGGGCCGTCGGGAAGCGCCGTGCTGGGAAAACGATCCAAATCCACGCCCGTGCCAAAGGTCACGGCGCTCGGCGTGTCCGGCGAGAGCATTCCGTTCTCGCGGAAATACCGCTCGTCGTCCCTGTTCTGGAAAAATACACGCTCGTTGAAGTGCAGCGCGCCGCGATACAGGCCCCGGACCACGGCGGAAAGCACCCAGGCCGCCGCGCCCACGCCCTCGAAGGCCCGGCCAAGCCCCGTGACCATGGAATAGATGCGCCGGACACCGGCCCGCTGCGCCGCGAACGAGCCGAAAATCACGGGCTTGATCGTATAGGAAAGCACGAGGTCGGCGCGCTCCTCCACCAGGGCCGCGCGCAGGTCCAACACGGCGCGCAGGTCCGCATACGGGTTCAGCCCCCGGCGGGAAAGGCGCACCGCGCGAAAGCCCACGCCCCAGGACGCCAGCGCCTCGTCCACGCCCTCAGCCTCGGCCCCGCCCGGAGCGAGCGCGCAGACCTCATGCCCCTGGGCGCGCATGGCCCGCAGCAGCGGGCCGCGAAAATTCACCAGGGAAGGGGCGTATCCAGCGATTATGCAAATTTTCATGTTGGTCTGGAAAAGCCTTCCGGGGGGAACCCTTTCTTGCAGAAAGGGTTCCCCCCGGACCCCCTTCCCAAAGACCGTTCACAGGCTGAACGCCTTCGGCGTCCAG
It contains:
- a CDS encoding glycosyltransferase family 4 protein — its product is MKICIIAGYAPSLVNFRGPLLRAMRAQGHEVCALAPGGAEAEGVDEALASWGVGFRAVRLSRRGLNPYADLRAVLDLRAALVEERADLVLSYTIKPVIFGSFAAQRAGVRRIYSMVTGLGRAFEGVGAAAWVLSAVVRGLYRGALHFNERVFFQNRDDERYFRENGMLSPDTPSAVTFGTGVDLDRFPSTALPDGPPLFLCMARLLRDKGVAEFAAAARAVRREFPQARFRLLGGLERGPGAVGEAEVRSWVAEGVLEYPGEVADVRPHLAEASVVVLPSYYGEGLPRSLQEAASMGRAVVTTDHPGCRDAVIHGQSGLLVPVRDVSALSGALKRFILEPDLSARMGAAARTLAEERFDVRRINEILLEGMGLC